The Ornithinibacillus sp. 4-3 region AGAACGAGCCAGCTCAAGGGATTGATCATATGCATAACCAACATGCTTTGGCATATGGGCATCAGAGCATAATACAATACCAACTCCAGCATCATGACATTTTTTTAGAAAAATCGGATCTGGATAAATTTCTCCAACTGGCTTGCGTAATCCTGCCGAGCTAATCTCAATACAAGTGTCAGAATTAGCGAGTGCTTCTACCACACGATCATATTCTGCTTCTAAGAATGCCTGATCTTCTGGTTTATAGCCAAAGATTTTGATTAAATCAATATGACCAACAAAATCAAATAGTTTAGAATTTGCTAAGGTAATAATTTGATCATAATATTGACGATACGCTTCCTCAATATTCCGATGCTCGTACTCCTCTTTGAAATCAGCTAAATCAATTCCCCAATCCTTGATCCAATGTACAGAGCCAATCACATAATCAAAAGGGTGTTGATTAATGAATGCTTCCATTTCTTTTTCTTTACCTGGAGTATAGTCCATTTCTATTCCCATTTTAATAGGGAGGTCTGCTTGTCTCACTGCATCGAAAAAAGCTTGGTAATCTTTGAAATGTAAATGACGACGATTGTCTACCCATGGGTTTGATAAGATGTTTTTTGTTTCATAGAAGAAGTAGGCATGCTCAGAAATACCAAGCTCTTGAATGCCTGCTCGTTTTGCTTTTTCTAGATATTCTTTAAAATAATCGATTGTAAATTTTCCTGTTTCTGCCATATGAACATGGTAATCGGTTAACATGGTGTATCTCCTTTATTTTCCTTTGATAATTTTATCTTACAACGAGCTTGGCTAAGTCGCAACATCGAAGAATCTTGACTTTCCGTATACTTGCATATATATTTGTGATATATATGAGGATGTTCAAAAGTCCAACAAAAATGACACATCGAACAGGGGAACTCCGACTAAGTTCCGACACGTCCTGTGTCGAACGTCGATGTACTAGTGCAGATGTTGCTCGCGTGACGTTGCGAACTTAACCGATGACGGTCCTTTTTACTGACCATTTTGAACACGCACTATATGTAAAAAACATTGAAAAGGAATAGTATTATTTACTTGTCTTTATTTCAGAGAGGAAATGGTTGGTGTAAATTTCTAAGGACATAAATAAGAACCTGCCTTTGAGTTCGCCTAATGGGCGCGGTGAAGAACCGTTATCAAAAGAAGTGTATAGCAAGGTTAGTATGCTGTAAAAAAGGGTGGTACCACCAAAACTCGGTCCCTTACTGGATGGAGCTTTTTTTATGTCCATTTTTCAGATTGAAGCATTTTTATTAATTAAACGTGATTCATTAAATAGAGGAAGGTGTTTAGTTTGGCTAAGAATAAAAATTTTGTTGAAAAAATTACCGCAATGGAAGATGACTTCCCACAATGGTATACAGATGTAGTGAAGCAAGCGGAATTAGTTGATTATGGTCAAGTTCGTGGAACAATGATTATCAAGCCATATGGCTATGCTATTTGGGAAAATGTAAAAAATGAATTAGATCGTATGTTTAAAGAAACAGGGCATACCAATGTAGCATTTCCATTATTTATTCCGGAAAGTCTCCTGCAAAGAGAGAAAGATCATGTCGAAGGTTTTGCTCCTGAGGTAGCTTGGGTAACACATGGTGGAGACGAAAAATTAGCTGAGCGTTTGGCAGTACGCCCAACATCAGAAGTGCTTTTCTGTGATTATTATTCAAATAATATTCATTCTTATCGTGATCTTCCAAAACTATATAATCAATGGTCAAATGTTGTTCGTTGGGAAAAAACAACACGCCCATTCTTGCGCTCTTCTGAATTTCATTGGCAAGAAGGACATACAGCACATGCGACAGAAGCAGAGGCAATAGAAGAAACAAATCGTATGCTTGAAATTTATGCGAAATTAGCAGAAGAATATTTGGCGATTCCAGTTCTTAAAGGGAAGAAAACAGATAAAGAAAAATTTGCAGGTGCAGAGTTTACATTAACAATCGAAGCAATGATGCATGATGGTAAAGCATTGCAATCAGGAACATCTCATAATTTTGGTACTGGGTTTGCAGAAGCTTTTGATATTACGTATCTTGATAAAGAAGGAAAGAGCCAATTTGTACACCAAACATCATGGGGTGTATCAACACGTATTATGGGTGCAATTATTATGGTACACGGTGATGATCGTGGTTTAGTAGTTCCGCCACGTATTGCGCCAACACAAGCAATGATTGTTCCAATTGCACAGCATAAAGAAGGTGTACTAGATAAGGCTTATGATTTACGTGATCAATTGAAAGAAATTATTCGTGTGGATATTGATGCTAGTGATAATATGCCAGGCTGGAAGTTCAACGAAAGCGAAATGAAAGGTTATCCAGTTCGTATTGAAATAGGTCCAAAAGATATTGAAAAAGAACAAGTAGTACTTGTTCGCCGCGATACTGGAGAGAAAGAATTTGTTGCAATGGCGGAACTAGAAGAACGTCTACCAGCATTGCTCGAAGAAATTCAACAAAACTTATATGATAAAGCGTTAGCACATCGTTTGGAGAAAACATATACAGCAACAACAATGGAAGAATTTAAACAAATCTTTGCAGAAAAAACTGGATTTGTAAAAGCAATGTGGTGTGGAGATACTGCTTGTGAAGAGAAGATTAAAGAAGATTTAAGTGTAACTTCACGTTGTATCCCATTTGAAAAAGAAAGTGTTGGAGATACATGTGTCTTCTGTGCGAAACCAGCAAAAGAACTTGTTTATTGGGCAAAAGCATATTAAAGAAAAAAGCGCTTTAGATTTTTATTAAAATGTTTAAGAGCTAAATATAATGTCACACATTTTATAAGCCAAAAAAGGATAGATGAACAGGTTGAAAATACCTGTATTCATCTATCCTTTTTTGTATAACAAATGCCCTTATTTACTACAGCAACGATGGTTGTTCTTGCATATTTCACTAACTAGCTCCCATAACGCACTGTTTTCTTTATTTTCCAAGCCTATTACAATTTTCATATTGAAGCTTTGAATTTGTATTAAAACCTAATAAATTTCAGAGTTAACTCTATTTATCGCGTCGTTTGTTAACTTCAATTGTAATGAATTCTGGCAAATAGCTGGGAGTACATCCTTTTGCTACTTTTTCATCTTTGTAAAGACCCGTTTTCTCACCAAGTTTAATACAACGTGCACGATTTTTTTCATCATAAACACCAATCCAGCCTGCGGTGAAATTCATAGCCCACTGAACTTCTGGTTCTTCCTGTGTAATATTAGCTTCTAATGCAGATAACAAATATGTGGTGTTATCAGGTGGTGTTTGTCCAGTCCATCTCAATCGCCCTTGATAATACCAGAAAGCTCGCCTTTGCAGAGCAGAAGGGCTATTTTCCCATGACTCCATCAATGCAATGTTTTTCTTTTCTTTGGTGAGCTGGTTAGCCATTAACCAATCCATTAAGTTATTTCGCTCATCAAAAGTGTGAATCTGCATATCCTTATCAAGCTTATTTAGCACATCTTGTGAGAGAAGTTTTTTGTCCATAATTAAGATTGCTAATAGTCTGGGTAAAAATGCTTCGGTTGACCAAAGTTCCATAGCTAGTTCGTGATCTTTTTTAATCTCCTTCGCGATTTTTCGTAAGTCACCTAGCTTAGTTTTACTATGGATTTGAGATAGAATGTTTTCCGCTTTTGAAGCGTATTTTATTTCTGTACTTTTTTTGTCATCCATTTTATGCAGCTCCTTTAAAAAAGCACTGTTTTATAATTATGTCCCTGACGGAATATATCAAGATGTTATAAGTCTTATTGCAGCAAAGTTAATATTAAGAATATAGAGGGAGAAGCTGTGTGGCTTTTCCCTCCATCCATTAGTCTAGAAATCGTTTTCGCAAATCAGGAGTTGGAAGCATACAGGCTGTTTTTGTTCCGAACCATTTATAACGATTTTTGGCAATAAATTGATACATATAATCTCGAATTGGTTTCGGAATAACAATAAACAAATAACAAAGCTTCCAAAAGCCTTTTAAATGCTTGCAAATGCGTAAGGCAGCAGTTGATCTATCATAAACTTTTCCATTTTCGATAAGAATAAAACTATCAGTGTTCTTTGGAATATCATGTTGCTGTAATAACCTTTGTCCAGCATCACTTTGCAGAGATGCAAAAGAAAACATATATTTTGTATCCCTTTTGAGAATAAATTGGACACTATTATTACATAGATTGCACACACCATCAAATAGAATAATGGCTGTCATTATCATCTATTCTCCTTCCAAATCATGCAAGGCTATTTTCTTTTATTATAACATTTGCTATTCTAAAGTGGTTAGAAT contains the following coding sequences:
- a CDS encoding histidinol-phosphatase HisJ family protein; the protein is MLTDYHVHMAETGKFTIDYFKEYLEKAKRAGIQELGISEHAYFFYETKNILSNPWVDNRRHLHFKDYQAFFDAVRQADLPIKMGIEMDYTPGKEKEMEAFINQHPFDYVIGSVHWIKDWGIDLADFKEEYEHRNIEEAYRQYYDQIITLANSKLFDFVGHIDLIKIFGYKPEDQAFLEAEYDRVVEALANSDTCIEISSAGLRKPVGEIYPDPIFLKKCHDAGVGIVLCSDAHMPKHVGYAYDQSLELARSVGYQEVQTFQQRKRTAHPLG
- the proS gene encoding proline--tRNA ligase — protein: MEDDFPQWYTDVVKQAELVDYGQVRGTMIIKPYGYAIWENVKNELDRMFKETGHTNVAFPLFIPESLLQREKDHVEGFAPEVAWVTHGGDEKLAERLAVRPTSEVLFCDYYSNNIHSYRDLPKLYNQWSNVVRWEKTTRPFLRSSEFHWQEGHTAHATEAEAIEETNRMLEIYAKLAEEYLAIPVLKGKKTDKEKFAGAEFTLTIEAMMHDGKALQSGTSHNFGTGFAEAFDITYLDKEGKSQFVHQTSWGVSTRIMGAIIMVHGDDRGLVVPPRIAPTQAMIVPIAQHKEGVLDKAYDLRDQLKEIIRVDIDASDNMPGWKFNESEMKGYPVRIEIGPKDIEKEQVVLVRRDTGEKEFVAMAELEERLPALLEEIQQNLYDKALAHRLEKTYTATTMEEFKQIFAEKTGFVKAMWCGDTACEEKIKEDLSVTSRCIPFEKESVGDTCVFCAKPAKELVYWAKAY
- a CDS encoding DNA alkylation repair protein, which translates into the protein MDDKKSTEIKYASKAENILSQIHSKTKLGDLRKIAKEIKKDHELAMELWSTEAFLPRLLAILIMDKKLLSQDVLNKLDKDMQIHTFDERNNLMDWLMANQLTKEKKNIALMESWENSPSALQRRAFWYYQGRLRWTGQTPPDNTTYLLSALEANITQEEPEVQWAMNFTAGWIGVYDEKNRARCIKLGEKTGLYKDEKVAKGCTPSYLPEFITIEVNKRRDK
- a CDS encoding thiol-disulfide oxidoreductase DCC family protein — protein: MTAIILFDGVCNLCNNSVQFILKRDTKYMFSFASLQSDAGQRLLQQHDIPKNTDSFILIENGKVYDRSTAALRICKHLKGFWKLCYLFIVIPKPIRDYMYQFIAKNRYKWFGTKTACMLPTPDLRKRFLD